The nucleotide sequence ATTTCGTTTAGCTATCACTGGCCTGGTTTCTACGGTTCTGTCTTGGGTTCCCTTGGCTGCCTTGGCCCAGGCCCCGAGTGATTCTCCCTCTTGGCTAGATCAACCCTTAACCAACTGGAATCGGCCAACCTCAGATTTTCCCCAGTTGCCGCAACCCCTGCCTCCCATTAATATCGCCCAATGCGTTAGTCAGATTCGCCAACCCAGTCTTGATGTGGAGCGGGCCGTAGTTGCCAAAGGCTGGAAATTGTTTGGCCCCTTGCAAACCTATGACACCACCCAGTTATTTTTAGCCACCTCTGGTTTTGATGGGATGTGCCGGCCAATGGGCTTCCAGGCCTTTGTCTATGTGGAGGGCCGTTACGCGGGGACGCTCTCACCTGTACTAATGGACTCCCGTAGTGATGGGGTTCTTTATGCACCTTATCTGAGCAGTGGTACCGAAATTAACGTTCAGTTTGCCCGTTATCGCAGCACAGACCCGCTTTGTTGTCCCTTTGGGAAAAGCTTTGTCACGTTCAGGATTCGTCCTGATGAAGTTCCCGACTTAATTGCTACTACTGTTACAACAACTGAAAACAATGAGAATAATGCCACTTCAGTTTCTACCTCCAGTCAGTCTATGGAGTTAGCTGGCCCCAAATGGTATCTCCAGGCCATTGGTAACCAAATGATTCCACCAGGCCAAGTCAAAGCTAATCCCCCCTATGTGGAGTTTAATACGACTGAAAAACGCTATTTCGGCTCTGGAGGTTGCAACCGATTTACGGGGGGCTTTAGCGAAACCGGTAATTCTTTGCAGATGGGGCCCGCTGCCAGTACAAAAATGGCCTGTTTACAGGGTAATGTCCAAGAGATTGAATCTCAATTCTTCCAGGCTATGGGGAAGGTAACCCGCTATGAAATCCAAGGCAACACCTTGCGACTCTATGCCCAAAACCAACTGGCACTGGTGTTTCAATCTCGGTAATTAAGTTTCACTAGCCTTTGATCAGGATGCCCCTTAATTCCCGCAGACATTGGGGCTGTAGCTTCAGGTTTCCTTAAGAGCCAAGGGGAGCTGAATATGTTAAAACCATAGTAATTCGTTGTCTCGATGTCCGGGAGAGTAGGCTATGGGTTTAGCTCGTTTATCACAGGGATTAATCGTTGCCAGTCTGATAGGAGTTGGGGCTTTTGGGGCGGCTCCCATGTCTCCAGCCTGGGCCTGTGGCTACCACACCACCCATTCCACTGCTAATGGGTCATTTCAAGTCCCCAATGCTCCCTGGCCAAATGTTTTAGCCCTGGGTGGTGGTTTGTTCGTCGTTGGCACGGTTGCGGCTGTTTTATATCAGAAACATCAAAAATCCCAGGCCAACCCCTCCCCAATCCCGGCCCCCAGCGACATTCTTGAAACTGAAATTCCTGCCCAGGCCAAAACCCTGGTTTAGGGGATGGTTTCTGGGAAAATTTGCACTATCAGCCAGGGAAACCTTAAACGAACGATGATTCTCTGGCTATGTTTTTGGGCTGGATATCCCTAGAAATTTGCTGGGACAAAACTACGCCAGTCACTGCCAATCCGAATCGTAATATCTGAACCAAAGCTCCCCGTTGCATCTACTTCCACTAGCTCTTTAGCAACACGACCCAAGCCCAAGTCAATCAGCATGGCCACGGCAGCTTCCCTGTCCCCCTGCTGGGCAATAACTTGTGTTTTTGCGACCGGATGTGACCATTCAGAATCCATATAGACATTTCGGTAATTTTGGGCCATTAAAAAGTCAACAATGACTTGCCCGGCCTGGTCACTATCGGTAGCATTTTGGATGGCAATTTTTAAGCCTTTGGGGTCAACGGTCTCTGTCCCACTCCAGCTCGCATCTTTTTCAAAAAAGTGGCGCGCTACCAGGCGATCAATAGCCTCATAATTGGGCAACCAATAACTAGCATCGTAGCCATCGCCACTGAACTGACCGGGCAACAGCAGCATATTGATATTTTTGGAGGACGTGCCCAGGCCAAACTGCAATATGGCCATCATCTCGCCAAAACTCAGATCAGTATCCATATATTGCTGCATGACTTGATAGAGCTGGGGTAACTTGGCCAGCATCAAGGGATTAGAAATTTTTTTCTGTAATGCCTTTAGTAATATCTGTTGCCGCTGGGCCCGGCCAATATCCCCCAGGCCATCATGGCGGAACCGGACAAATCCCTCAGCTTGATCTCCATTTAAGGTTTGGAGGCCAGGCTGGAGGTCAATAAACAGTTTTTGAGTGTTATCGGTATATTGCATCCGCACAGGAACATTCACTTCCACTCCACCAATTAAATCCACTAGCTCCCGAAACGCCTGGGTACTGATGCGGATATAGCGATCCACGGGCACATAATTTAGGGTGTGGCTAACCACCTGCGTCGCTAGGGGCGCACCCCCAAAGGCATTGGCGGCGTTGATTTTTTGCATTCCATAACCGGGAATTTCGACCCGACTATCCCGCGGAATGGTTAAGACCGTAACTGAATTATGATCAGGATTAAGCCGAGCTAAAAGCATTGTGTCACTGCGACCATTCAAAGAGTCATGGTCATAACCTTGGGCATTAGGTTCTAAATCCACACCCATAATCAGGACGTTGATCGGGCGAGCGAGGCCGTATTGAAACCCACGCCCAAATAATTGACCCCAACCCCCAGAAAGTTCCCCGTTACTCTGGCGTGAGGGTGTCATCAACGAAAGCGACATCCCCAGGCCCAAGGAGACTGCTGATACGGTTGCAAAGGCCACACCCCACCCTAACCAAGACCAAGGAGAACGATTTTTGCGGGGGACTGCCATGGCCTGGGCGGTGCGAGGAGAACGAGATGAGCGGGAAGCACGTTGTTTTGATGAAATTGCCAAGGTTCTATACCTCATTTACCAGAGAGTCTTGGGAAATCGTGGGGGGCGTTAGGGGAGTGTTTCGACATAAAACCTGAACTGGGGTGACATTGGACTTGATGATTGGGGGCATGGGGGTAAATGTTCTGGAAAAACCGAAGCAGAATTGGCAGTTGGATAATTGACTGGAATGGTTGAGAAATGAGCTTCTGAGGTGGAAAGGATCGGCAATGAGTTTATATACCTAATCTAATATCTTAGGAGATTAACATTTCTCTGGGGTGCTGTGACCAAGGTAGAGGGATCGAAATGCCAAAGTTAAGTCGGCCAGAAACCAGATTAAATCGGCAATAGATGCTGGTTAAGGACATTTGTCACCCCCGGATAACGTATACGTTGTTCTCTTCATACCGCTGCTCCAGCCTATCTAATGCTATACACTGAGTTCGTACTGTGCGTGGGAATTAATCAGTTCTATGCAGGCTGTGATTATTGCGGGTGGTAAAGGGACGCGCATGGCCCCCCTGACCCAAACCACTCCCAAGCCAATGTTGCCCTTATTAGATCGTCCCTTTTTGGCCTGGATGGTGGAGCGCTGTCGGGCTGTGGGGATTAGAGATATTTTGATTAATGTTCATTACCACGCCCATCAGATTGAAGATTATTTTGGGGATGGCAGGGCTTGGGGTGTGCAAATTCGCTATCTGCGCGAGGAAATTCCCCTCGATACGGCCGGGGCGATGAAGCTAGCAGAGCCTTATTTTACGGGAGACTCGTTGTTAGTCTTTAATGCCGATATTTTGACGGATTTGGATCTGCAACAACTGATTGACTGTCACCAGACGGCCCAAGCTCAAGCCACCTTAGCTTTAACCCGTGTCAGTAATCCCACCGCCTTTGGCCTGGTTGAGCTAGCCGAAACTCAAGGGGGGGTTAATCAAGTAGTTGCTTTCCGGGAAAAACCCACTCCCGAGCAGGCGGCTGAATTGGGCATTGACACCATTAATGCTGGAACCTATGTCCTCGAGCCAGGGATTTTTGCCCAATACGATCATGGCCAGCCCTTAAGTTTTGAGCGCACAGTTTTCCCCCAACTCCTGGCCCAGTCAGAGAGAATGGCAGCTTTGATTTGGGAGGGCTATTGGCAGGACTTAGGCACACCCCAGAAATACTACCAGGCCCATTTGGACAGCTTGGCGGGAATTATGCCCTATCCAATTGCCGAGTACGCCAGAGAAATTGCACCACAGGTTTGGGCGGCTCCAACGGCAGAGGTTCATGCCCAGGCCATCCTTAAGGGGCCTAGCTATATTGGCGAGAAGGTGAAGATTGGGGCCAATGCGATTGTGCCAGAGGGAACAGTGATTGGGCAGGCTTCTTTGGTGGATCGGCCATTAGAACCGGGCATTTATCCAGCCGGGACATTAGCTATCTGAACATGCTTACTCCCCTCCAGCGATTAGCCGGACTGTTGACTGGAGCAACTCTGACTGCGGTTGGGATGATTTTTGTTTGGTCTGGCCTGCCCCACACCGAGTTAGTCACCTGTCAGCAAAATCAAGTGAGGCGGATTGATTGCCAGAAAGAACATAAAGTTTTGTGGTGGCTGGTGCTGAAGAGTGTGCCCCTGGATAATATCCAGTCGGTCAGCCTGGGCCTGGGGGAAAATACCGAAAGTGATCCGGTCTATCGTCTCGACTTCCGCAATCATCAAGACACCTTAGAGTTTGGCCATTCGTTATCCGAGAATCAGGTCAAGGCAGAGTTGATGCAAGCTAAAACATTTATGACTAGCCCATCTGCTGCCTTGTTAAAGTTATCGCGATTTCACCAGGCCTGGGGGTTTGTCATCTTGGGTTTACCGATTGCAGCCTTGGGCTTAGGTGTGATTCGCCACCAATTTATCGGGCTTTCTCCCATGACGAAAATAGAGCAGCCTAGCTAATTTTAGGCGAAAATATAAACATCCTCACTGAATGAATTGTTTTGAGTATCTACGAATCAGCCACCCAGGCCATTGCCAAAGAATTATTTGCCGCCACCCAAGAAAATAAGAATTTCTTCAGCCAACTCCGGGATCAGGCCCGCCTTGATGACAAACTCCTGGGTTGGACGATGGAACATCCGGGGTTGCGGGTGCAGTTGTTTCGGCTGATTGATTGTTTACCTTCGCTTCATAGCAAAACCGAAATTGCCCGCCATCTTCAGGAATACCTCAGTGATCCGAGTGTGGAGTTACCCGGGGGTCTGAAAAGCTTACTCAATTTTGCCCAGGCCGACTCAGTTCCCGGACAATTAGCCGCAACCACTTTTACTACCGCAGTCCAGGCCCTGGCCCATAAATATATCTCTGGCGAAACCACCCCCCAAGTTCTAAAGACCATTGACCGGCTGAAAAAAGCGGGGATGGCCTTTACGATTGATATTCTCGGTGAGGCCGTCATTACCGAAACAGAAAGCCAAGCCTATCTCCAAAAATATCTGGATTTAATTCAAACCCTCAGCCCTGGCAGTGCCAATCCGGTTGCAAATAAGCCGCAAGTTTCGGTGAAGTTAACTGCCTTTTATTCCCAGTTTGACCCGTTGGATGAAGTCGGCAGTGCCAAAAAAGTGGGTGAGCAGATTCGTTTGTTACTGCGCCAGGCCTGGGAGTATGGGGTGGCCATTCATTTTGATATGGAGCAATACCGCTACAAAGCCAGCACCCTCAAGATTTTACAAGACCTGTTATTAGAGCCAGAATTTCGGGAACGGACGGATATTGGGATGACGCTCCAGGCCTATCTGCGGGACTCCTATCAAGATGCCCAAGATGTAATTGCCTGGCTGCAAAAACGCAATTATCCCCTCACCGTTCGCCTCGTCAAAGGAGCCTATTGGGATCAAGAAACGATCCAAGCGGTACAGAAAGATTGGCCCCTAAGGGTTTACAGCCACAAAACCGACACCGATGTGAATTACGAGCGAATCACGCAACTTTTGTTAGAAAATCACGCTGTCGTCAAAACCGCCATTGGTAGCCATAACGTCCGTTCCCAAGCCAAAGCCATCGCCATTGCCCGCGCTTTGAATGTCCCTAGTGATGCCTTTGAATGCCAAGTTTTGTATGGGATGGCCGATAAACTGGCAAAAGCTTTGGTTGGCCTGGGTCAACGGGTGCGGGTGTATTGTCCCTATGGCGATTTAATTCCGGGGATGGCCTACTTGATTCGCCGCCTCTTGGAAAATACCGCCAATAGTTCGTTCCTGCGCCAAAGTTTGGGGGATGTGGATGTGGCCGCCCTGATTGCCCCGCCGATCAAGAGTGATGATTTTGACCTGTTTGATGTCCATACCACGGCCGGGAAAGAATCGAATTTTGCCAATGCCCCGGATAGCGACTATGCCCAGGCCCCGGCCCGAATTGCGATTCAAACTGCTTTCAAAACCGTGCGGGCCAATCTCGGCAAAACCTATCTGCCAATTATCAACGGTG is from Synechococcus sp. PCC 6312 and encodes:
- a CDS encoding META domain-containing protein; the protein is MMSHPFRLAITGLVSTVLSWVPLAALAQAPSDSPSWLDQPLTNWNRPTSDFPQLPQPLPPINIAQCVSQIRQPSLDVERAVVAKGWKLFGPLQTYDTTQLFLATSGFDGMCRPMGFQAFVYVEGRYAGTLSPVLMDSRSDGVLYAPYLSSGTEINVQFARYRSTDPLCCPFGKSFVTFRIRPDEVPDLIATTVTTTENNENNATSVSTSSQSMELAGPKWYLQAIGNQMIPPGQVKANPPYVEFNTTEKRYFGSGGCNRFTGGFSETGNSLQMGPAASTKMACLQGNVQEIESQFFQAMGKVTRYEIQGNTLRLYAQNQLALVFQSR
- a CDS encoding LCP family protein produces the protein MAISSKQRASRSSRSPRTAQAMAVPRKNRSPWSWLGWGVAFATVSAVSLGLGMSLSLMTPSRQSNGELSGGWGQLFGRGFQYGLARPINVLIMGVDLEPNAQGYDHDSLNGRSDTMLLARLNPDHNSVTVLTIPRDSRVEIPGYGMQKINAANAFGGAPLATQVVSHTLNYVPVDRYIRISTQAFRELVDLIGGVEVNVPVRMQYTDNTQKLFIDLQPGLQTLNGDQAEGFVRFRHDGLGDIGRAQRQQILLKALQKKISNPLMLAKLPQLYQVMQQYMDTDLSFGEMMAILQFGLGTSSKNINMLLLPGQFSGDGYDASYWLPNYEAIDRLVARHFFEKDASWSGTETVDPKGLKIAIQNATDSDQAGQVIVDFLMAQNYRNVYMDSEWSHPVAKTQVIAQQGDREAAVAMLIDLGLGRVAKELVEVDATGSFGSDITIRIGSDWRSFVPANF
- a CDS encoding sugar phosphate nucleotidyltransferase; translation: MQAVIIAGGKGTRMAPLTQTTPKPMLPLLDRPFLAWMVERCRAVGIRDILINVHYHAHQIEDYFGDGRAWGVQIRYLREEIPLDTAGAMKLAEPYFTGDSLLVFNADILTDLDLQQLIDCHQTAQAQATLALTRVSNPTAFGLVELAETQGGVNQVVAFREKPTPEQAAELGIDTINAGTYVLEPGIFAQYDHGQPLSFERTVFPQLLAQSERMAALIWEGYWQDLGTPQKYYQAHLDSLAGIMPYPIAEYAREIAPQVWAAPTAEVHAQAILKGPSYIGEKVKIGANAIVPEGTVIGQASLVDRPLEPGIYPAGTLAI
- the pruA gene encoding L-glutamate gamma-semialdehyde dehydrogenase → MSIYESATQAIAKELFAATQENKNFFSQLRDQARLDDKLLGWTMEHPGLRVQLFRLIDCLPSLHSKTEIARHLQEYLSDPSVELPGGLKSLLNFAQADSVPGQLAATTFTTAVQALAHKYISGETTPQVLKTIDRLKKAGMAFTIDILGEAVITETESQAYLQKYLDLIQTLSPGSANPVANKPQVSVKLTAFYSQFDPLDEVGSAKKVGEQIRLLLRQAWEYGVAIHFDMEQYRYKASTLKILQDLLLEPEFRERTDIGMTLQAYLRDSYQDAQDVIAWLQKRNYPLTVRLVKGAYWDQETIQAVQKDWPLRVYSHKTDTDVNYERITQLLLENHAVVKTAIGSHNVRSQAKAIAIARALNVPSDAFECQVLYGMADKLAKALVGLGQRVRVYCPYGDLIPGMAYLIRRLLENTANSSFLRQSLGDVDVAALIAPPIKSDDFDLFDVHTTAGKESNFANAPDSDYAQAPARIAIQTAFKTVRANLGKTYLPIINGEPVNTLQFDNSVNPCNPSEVIGQVGQATVDQAEQAIQAAQAAFPGWKNTPATERANILRRAADLMEQKRPELVAWMVLEVGKVVQEADPEVSEAIDFCRYYADEMERLDQGYTRNFPGETNHYFYQPRGLAVVISPWNFPFAIPTGMTVAALVAGNCTILKPAAPSAVIAAKLAEILQEAGMPPGVFQYLPGPGSQVGSYLTNHPAVHLIAFTGSQSVGCRIIEEAAKLQPGQKHIKRVIAEMGGKNAIIIDESADLDQAVAGVVHSAFGYSGQKCSACSRVIVLEPIYDTFVERLIEATKSINVGVTEDPSSGMGPVVSESAQTQIQAYIAKGQQECTLALEMPFPRPGYFIGPVIFTDVSPNATIAQEEIFGPVLAVIKAETFQNALEIANGTNYALTGGLYSRTPSHITQAQGQFEVGNLYINRGITGAIVDRQPFGGFKLSGIGSKAGGQDYLLQFLEPRVVTENVQRQGFAPIAGVDN